A window of the Oscillospiraceae bacterium NTUH-002-81 genome harbors these coding sequences:
- a CDS encoding GntR family transcriptional regulator translates to MVIKIDFNSDEALYMQLRNQIIVGIATSQIQEGESLPSVRQLADTVGINMHTVNKAYTLLKQEGFIKLDRRKGAVISLDVHKLEALVELEQDLRIVLARGRCHNITKEEVHQLIDDIYMEYE, encoded by the coding sequence ATGGTTATTAAGATTGACTTTAACAGTGACGAAGCGCTGTATATGCAGCTGCGGAATCAGATTATCGTGGGGATCGCGACTTCCCAGATTCAGGAGGGGGAATCCCTCCCTTCTGTGCGCCAGCTGGCGGATACGGTGGGCATCAACATGCATACCGTGAATAAGGCGTATACGCTGCTGAAGCAGGAAGGCTTCATCAAGCTTGACCGCCGCAAGGGCGCTGTCATCTCGCTGGATGTACATAAGCTGGAGGCGCTGGTGGAGCTGGAGCAGGATCTGCGGATCGTGCTGGCCAGAGGCCGCTGCCACAACATTACCAAAGAAGAGGTACATCAGCTCATTGATGATATTTATATGGAGTATGAATAA
- a CDS encoding endosialidase, with amino-acid sequence MSVIKELIRTENNGTISFGNYELAEKAKLGNYEYEGDLYKIKTFREMTKLERNGLFVYESVPGTTVENFTETEAGVEFIVESWEDAQITLGLEADTEYEVFVAGESAGKMSTNLGGKLSVGVELSSTSRVDVKVVRV; translated from the coding sequence ATGTCAGTAATTAAGGAACTTATCCGCACAGAGAACAACGGCACGATCAGCTTTGGCAACTATGAACTGGCGGAGAAAGCAAAGCTCGGCAATTATGAGTACGAGGGAGATTTGTATAAGATCAAGACTTTCCGCGAGATGACCAAGCTGGAGAGAAATGGATTATTTGTATATGAGTCCGTGCCGGGAACGACTGTGGAGAATTTCACGGAGACCGAGGCCGGTGTGGAGTTTATCGTAGAGAGCTGGGAGGATGCACAGATTACCTTAGGTCTGGAGGCAGATACCGAATACGAGGTATTTGTGGCCGGTGAGAGTGCAGGCAAGATGAGCACGAACCTGGGCGGCAAGCTCAGCGTTGGCGTGGAATTGTCCAGCACATCCCGGGTGGACGTGAAGGTTGTCCGGGTATAA
- the radA gene encoding DNA repair protein RadA, translating into MAKSRASVYFCQNCGYESSKWMGQCPGCREWNTFVEEKAPELPGGSYGSADPKARPVKLEDIEIREEDRISTGMKELDRVLGGGIVPGSLVLVGGDPGIGKSTLLLQVCCNLSHKEGKILYISGEESLKQIRMRADRIGKFGDSLSLLCETNLDTVEQVIRRENPQIVIIDSIQTMFRETVSSAPGSVSQVRESTGILLRIAKGLGIAVFIVGHVTKEGVVAGPRVLEHMVDTVLYFEGDRHASYRILRAVKNRFGSTNEIGVFEMQGSGLAEVENPSEYMLSGKPEGASGSVVACSMEGTRPILLEIQALVCQTFFNIPRRTAAGTDFNRVNLLMAVLEKRAGLALSACDAYINIAGGVKMNEPAVDLAIVLAIVSSFQDRPIDEKTVVFGEVGLSGEVRAVNMALARVQEAKKLGFTRCIVPQVCMEQLKEVKGIELVGVRSIQDIIGKNRLL; encoded by the coding sequence ATGGCGAAAAGCAGAGCAAGTGTTTATTTTTGTCAGAACTGCGGGTATGAATCGTCCAAATGGATGGGCCAGTGCCCGGGGTGCAGGGAATGGAATACTTTTGTGGAGGAGAAGGCACCGGAACTGCCGGGAGGCAGCTATGGCAGTGCAGACCCGAAAGCCCGTCCGGTGAAGCTGGAGGATATTGAGATCCGGGAGGAAGACCGGATCAGCACCGGTATGAAGGAGCTGGACCGGGTGCTGGGCGGCGGCATCGTGCCGGGCTCCCTTGTACTGGTGGGCGGCGACCCGGGCATCGGCAAATCCACCCTGCTTTTGCAGGTGTGCTGCAATCTTTCTCATAAAGAAGGAAAGATCCTCTATATTTCCGGTGAGGAATCGTTAAAGCAGATCCGCATGCGGGCAGACCGGATCGGTAAGTTCGGCGACAGCCTTTCTTTATTATGTGAAACGAATCTGGACACGGTGGAGCAGGTGATCCGCAGGGAAAATCCCCAGATCGTTATCATCGACTCCATCCAGACCATGTTCCGGGAGACGGTGAGCTCGGCGCCGGGCAGCGTATCCCAGGTGCGGGAATCCACGGGCATCCTGCTGCGCATCGCCAAGGGGCTGGGCATTGCCGTGTTCATTGTGGGCCATGTGACGAAAGAGGGCGTGGTAGCAGGCCCCCGGGTGCTGGAACATATGGTGGACACTGTGCTCTATTTCGAGGGCGACCGCCATGCCTCCTACCGGATTTTACGGGCGGTAAAGAACCGTTTCGGCTCCACCAATGAGATCGGCGTCTTTGAAATGCAGGGCAGCGGTCTGGCGGAGGTGGAAAATCCTTCGGAATATATGTTGTCGGGCAAGCCGGAGGGCGCGTCTGGCTCGGTGGTGGCCTGCTCCATGGAGGGTACAAGACCGATCCTGCTGGAGATCCAGGCGCTGGTCTGCCAGACCTTTTTCAATATTCCCAGAAGAACGGCGGCGGGCACCGATTTTAACCGGGTGAATCTGCTGATGGCGGTGCTGGAGAAACGGGCGGGGCTGGCGCTTTCGGCCTGTGATGCCTACATCAACATCGCAGGAGGCGTGAAAATGAACGAGCCTGCCGTGGATCTGGCCATCGTCCTGGCCATCGTGTCCAGCTTTCAGGATCGACCCATTGACGAGAAGACGGTAGTGTTCGGAGAAGTGGGATTAAGCGGCGAGGTCCGGGCGGTGAACATGGCGCTGGCCCGGGTACAGGAGGCGAAGAAGTTGGGATTTACCCGGTGCATCGTTCCCCAGGTGTGCATGGAGCAGCTGAAGGAAGTGAAAGGCATCGAACTGGTGGGCGTGCGCTCAATTCAGGATATTATCGGGAAAAACCGTTTGTTGTAA
- a CDS encoding winged helix-turn-helix transcriptional regulator has translation MERRDGCQIKDDPIGNALRAIEGKWKIPVMYVLCKQKSMRYSELRKALDITNMMLTSTLKELEADGLVSRVQYNEVPPRVEYSATKNGKRLIPALKEIRMWGESLEDATDGIRKIRRELPAEAGQSGEDPDGNWRFRRNDGTQVCGTVITDPMTGERTELPRWELIHGAWWCFGADGNLKTGLIYDQARQGWFYMDRNNGMKTGWARVNGEWRYFDRSGPSTQGRMVSDTWIGGWYVNENGVWDGKKEQDDREKPGHEEQDNGNEISQEVAYEHPGADLSEAISTARVYRNMTQKELAERTGINQADVSKLEKGTRNPSIAILKRIAEGLDMELYIQFIPKKRT, from the coding sequence ATGGAGAGAAGAGATGGTTGTCAGATCAAGGACGACCCAATTGGCAACGCATTGCGGGCAATCGAGGGAAAGTGGAAGATACCTGTCATGTATGTTTTGTGTAAACAGAAGTCCATGCGGTACAGTGAACTGCGCAAGGCTTTGGACATCACGAACATGATGCTGACAAGTACATTGAAAGAACTGGAAGCAGACGGTCTTGTTTCCCGGGTGCAGTATAATGAGGTGCCTCCCCGGGTGGAATATTCCGCAACGAAAAATGGCAAGCGGCTGATTCCTGCGCTGAAGGAGATCCGGATGTGGGGAGAATCACTGGAGGATGCGACCGACGGTATCCGGAAGATCCGCAGAGAATTGCCGGCGGAGGCGGGACAATCGGGAGAGGATCCGGATGGCAACTGGCGGTTCCGCCGGAACGATGGGACGCAGGTCTGCGGTACGGTGATCACGGATCCCATGACAGGAGAGAGAACCGAGCTTCCCCGCTGGGAACTGATTCACGGAGCCTGGTGGTGCTTCGGGGCAGACGGCAACCTGAAGACAGGGCTGATCTACGATCAGGCCAGACAGGGCTGGTTTTATATGGACCGGAACAATGGCATGAAGACCGGATGGGCGCGGGTCAACGGGGAATGGCGGTATTTTGACCGTTCGGGCCCATCCACCCAGGGACGGATGGTGTCCGATACATGGATTGGCGGCTGGTATGTCAATGAAAATGGTGTCTGGGATGGCAAGAAGGAACAGGATGACCGGGAAAAGCCCGGGCATGAGGAGCAGGATAACGGAAACGAGATTTCCCAGGAAGTTGCCTATGAGCATCCGGGGGCGGATCTTTCCGAAGCCATCAGTACGGCACGGGTTTACCGGAATATGACGCAGAAGGAACTGGCAGAACGTACAGGGATCAACCAGGCAGATGTCAGTAAGCTGGAGAAGGGAACGAGAAACCCTTCCATAGCGATTCTGAAGCGGATCGCAGAAGGACTGGATATGGAACTTTATATTCAGTTTATACCGAAGAAAAGAACATAA